The bacterium DNA window CGCCAAGACCGAACATGCCAATCTTTCTGTAGCATTTATTGCAGAAAGTTTTGTACACAACACTTGTATTTGTTCCGTCTACAAGTATTTCAGGGCTGTTAAACGAAGCAGGTTTCCCGTTAATGTATCTTGCAGTTCTCCTGCCTTTATCTGAGCCGCATTCTTCGCATACAGACGTAAGTTTTTCAACTTCGTCAGCTAAGGCAAGAAGTCTTGATACAATTTCAAAAGGAGCTGACATGTAGTTCATATCCAAGCCTGAGCAAATAACGTCAATTCCTGAATCGGTAAGCTTACAGACTGCTCTTACCAAACCTTCGTCCCACAGGTGGATTTCATCAATAAAAACTATATCTACAGATTCGTTTATGAAGCTTTCTATTAAATCAGATGTTTGAATTCTGAATGCTTTTACTTTTGAGCCGTTTCTTGATTCAATAACTTCGCCAACCGTTCTTTCGTCAATCTGCGGGCTTAGAACAACGATATTTTTATTTCCGATAGAAGCCCTTTTGACAAGCCTGATTAATTCTCCTGTTTTTTCCGCTTTCATTGGTCCGACGATAAGTTTTAGCATGAATCCCCACCCTTTTTATAAAATACTGCAAACTTTATTTTATCATACGCTTTGTTTTTTAAAGTCCTTAAATGATTATACAAAAATGGTTAATTTATTGACTATAAAAAACAAATTATTTTTACACTACTACACAAAAAATAAATATATAATTTTATAAATAAAAAAATAGCTTTTTTTATACGGCAATAGTAAAATCAATTTTATGAGTGAAAATAAATTAAACAAATTAATTGACACATCAAGAGATGAAAGAAATCATTTATGGACTTCTTTTCTTGTATTAGTAGGTGGTTCAACAACTATACTTATACAAAACGGTATATCCACAAATGGTTTATTTGCGATAGCAGGTTTATTTCTTAGCTTCTTAGTGTTTTTTTTTATATCTAAAAAAATCAATTCAAATAGATAATTTTATAAATAAGTTGGAGAACTAAAAAATGAATATAGATGCCAATACAATTTTTATAGCTTTTGGAATGACACTGGTATTTTTAATGTTTTTAGCAGCAGGGCTTTTTATTACAAGAGATCCTGAAAAAAGATTTTTTCAAAAACACTGATTTCGGCTAGTTCCCGATTTTTTTATAAACCAGAACACTAAACGGAGCCAAATTAACTGAAGGACAATTATTTTTTCTTACGTCTATAATTTCAGCATTTTGTAATCCGCTGCCGGCATATTTTTTGTCCTCTGTATTCATAACAAGTTGCCATTTCCCTTCAGGCAGCCTGCCGTTAAATTCATGTATTTTGTATGGTCCTTTGTCGTTACCGGTATATGATTTATCTTTGTTCAAATTTACAAGCGCAAAAATTTCATTATTCTTTTCTTCATTTTTTCTGTAAATATAGCCAACGCCGCCATCTTTATTCAAACCGATGTTCCAGAACTCAGAAGAGGTGTTTCTGTTTGTAATTGCCGGATTTCCTTCTCTTATTTTGGAGAAATCCTTAAATAATTGTTCAAGTTTTTTATTTTCCGGATTTCCTTCTATTGTAAATTTCTCCAATAAATCAGGATTAGAAGCATCATAGCCTTTTTCCAGTTTT harbors:
- a CDS encoding thymidine kinase, coding for MLKLIVGPMKAEKTGELIRLVKRASIGNKNIVVLSPQIDERTVGEVIESRNGSKVKAFRIQTSDLIESFINESVDIVFIDEIHLWDEGLVRAVCKLTDSGIDVICSGLDMNYMSAPFEIVSRLLALADEVEKLTSVCEECGSDKGRRTARYINGKPASFNSPEILVDGTNTSVVYKTFCNKCYRKIGMFGLGGYPMKNIEIPESETAAVNC